The bacterium genome includes a window with the following:
- the metK gene encoding methionine adenosyltransferase → MPKEYRLTSESVTEGHPDKVCDQVSDTILDYIMEHEEDEQYHGNLRKARVAVETLVTTGTCVVAGEVRTECYVPIDEIVRQTIRDIGYTRAKFGFDADNVGVLAAIHGQSGDIAQGVDGLEDECHRTGAGDQGMMFGYACTETEIAPGVENPPKEYMPLPIMLAHKLARRLADVRHDDELEYLRPDGKTQVTVEYEDDKPVRVSKILLAAQHAAGISHAQLESELTEYVIDPVIPQALRHGDMDIMVNRTGQFILGGPAADSGVTGRKIIVDTYGGGARHGGGAFSGKDPTKVDRSGAYMARYIAKNVVAAGLADRCELQISYAIGDPCPFSCAVFCFGTEKIAESRISEIVIDTFDLSPDGMIETLDLRKPIYRRTASYGHFGRNEPGFTWEKLDMVEKLKDAAGL, encoded by the coding sequence ATGCCCAAGGAATACCGCCTCACTTCCGAGTCCGTCACTGAAGGCCATCCCGACAAGGTCTGCGACCAGGTATCGGACACCATCCTCGACTACATCATGGAGCACGAGGAGGACGAGCAGTACCACGGCAATCTGCGCAAGGCGCGCGTGGCCGTGGAGACCCTCGTCACCACCGGTACCTGCGTGGTCGCGGGCGAAGTGCGCACCGAATGCTACGTGCCGATTGATGAGATCGTGCGCCAGACCATCCGTGACATTGGCTACACCCGCGCCAAGTTCGGGTTCGATGCGGACAACGTCGGGGTCCTGGCCGCCATTCACGGCCAGTCGGGCGACATCGCGCAGGGCGTGGACGGCCTGGAAGACGAGTGCCACCGCACCGGCGCCGGCGATCAGGGCATGATGTTCGGCTACGCCTGCACCGAGACCGAGATTGCGCCGGGCGTAGAGAACCCGCCCAAGGAGTACATGCCGCTGCCGATCATGCTGGCGCACAAGCTGGCGCGGCGGCTCGCCGACGTGCGGCACGACGACGAGCTGGAGTACCTCCGCCCCGACGGCAAGACCCAGGTGACCGTGGAGTACGAGGATGACAAGCCGGTGCGTGTGAGCAAGATCCTGCTGGCGGCCCAGCATGCCGCCGGCATCTCGCACGCGCAGCTCGAGTCCGAGCTGACCGAGTACGTCATAGACCCGGTCATCCCCCAGGCCCTGCGCCACGGCGACATGGACATCATGGTCAACCGCACCGGCCAGTTCATCCTGGGCGGCCCGGCGGCGGACAGCGGCGTAACCGGTCGGAAGATCATCGTGGACACGTATGGCGGCGGCGCCCGCCACGGTGGCGGCGCGTTCTCGGGCAAGGACCCGACGAAGGTGGACCGCTCCGGCGCGTACATGGCCCGCTACATCGCCAAGAACGTCGTGGCGGCTGGCCTGGCCGACCGCTGCGAGCTGCAGATCTCCTACGCCATCGGCGATCCCTGCCCGTTCTCGTGTGCAGTGTTCTGCTTCGGCACCGAGAAGATTGCGGAAAGCCGCATCTCCGAAATCGTCATCGACACGTTCGACCTGTCGCCCGACGGCATGATCGAGACGCTGGACCTGCGCAAGCCGATCTACCGCCGCACCGCCAGCTACGGCCACTTCGGCCGCAACGAGCCCGGCTTCACCTGGGAGAAGCTGGACATGGTGGAGAAGCTGAAGGACGCGGCTGGACTCTAG
- the coaBC gene encoding bifunctional phosphopantothenoylcysteine decarboxylase/phosphopantothenate--cysteine ligase CoaBC has translation MNRAATMMNAHETDILHDRRIALGVTGGIAAFKVAGLVTALRKRGAQVRVIMTEAATWFVTPTSFATLSGNEVGLEMFGGTLRDELQHVHMQDFAEVLLIAPATADIIGKIAHGLADDLLSTTVMALTCPVVLAPAMNVHMWQNPIVQRNVAMLRELGYGFVMPEAGRLASGAEGEGRLAGTDFLLAAVERALQGALPRYDLQGKTIVVSAGPTREPLDPVRFVSNRSTGRMGYALAAEAERRGAEVILISGPTELPAPPGVDVRPVTTNAEMKQAVLAAMPNASAFVSAAAPADYRPAQVHDRKIKKGEKLVLDLEQTDDILLAVGEQARPSVLVGFAAETGDAVAQARPKLARKNLDVLVVNDVAEAGSGFGVDTNRVTILRRDGSESALPLMSKHAVAAAILDEIAPLIS, from the coding sequence ATGAATCGCGCCGCTACCATGATGAACGCCCACGAGACTGACATCCTGCACGACCGCCGCATCGCGCTCGGCGTCACCGGCGGCATCGCGGCCTTCAAGGTCGCCGGCCTCGTCACGGCTCTGCGCAAGCGCGGCGCGCAGGTGCGCGTCATCATGACGGAGGCCGCCACCTGGTTCGTCACCCCCACCAGCTTCGCCACGCTCAGCGGCAACGAAGTGGGCCTGGAGATGTTCGGCGGGACGCTGCGGGATGAGCTGCAGCATGTCCACATGCAGGACTTCGCCGAGGTGCTGCTGATCGCGCCGGCCACGGCCGACATCATCGGCAAGATCGCCCACGGCCTCGCCGACGATCTGCTGAGCACCACCGTCATGGCTCTCACCTGCCCGGTGGTCCTGGCGCCGGCCATGAATGTGCACATGTGGCAGAACCCCATCGTGCAGCGCAATGTCGCGATGCTGAGGGAGTTGGGGTACGGGTTTGTCATGCCCGAGGCCGGGAGGCTGGCTTCGGGAGCGGAAGGCGAGGGGCGGCTGGCGGGCACCGATTTCCTGCTGGCGGCCGTCGAGCGGGCACTCCAGGGCGCGCTGCCGCGTTATGACCTGCAGGGCAAGACGATCGTGGTCAGCGCCGGCCCTACGCGGGAGCCGCTCGATCCCGTCCGCTTCGTGTCGAACCGCTCCACCGGCCGGATGGGCTATGCCCTTGCCGCCGAAGCCGAGCGGCGCGGCGCGGAGGTCATCCTGATCTCCGGGCCGACCGAGCTTCCGGCGCCGCCGGGTGTGGACGTGCGCCCGGTCACGACCAATGCCGAGATGAAGCAGGCCGTGCTGGCCGCCATGCCGAACGCTTCGGCGTTCGTCAGCGCCGCCGCGCCGGCCGACTACCGCCCGGCGCAGGTGCATGACCGGAAGATCAAGAAGGGCGAGAAGCTGGTCCTGGACCTGGAGCAGACCGACGACATCCTGCTGGCGGTGGGCGAGCAGGCCCGTCCGTCGGTACTGGTGGGGTTTGCCGCTGAGACCGGCGATGCGGTGGCCCAGGCTCGACCCAAGCTCGCGCGCAAGAACCTGGACGTGCTGGTGGTCAACGATGTGGCCGAGGCCGGCAGCGGCTTCGGCGTGGACACGAACCGCGTCACGATCCTGCGGCGCGACGGCAGCGAGTCCGCGCTGCCGCTGATGAGCAAACACGCCGTAGCTGCGGCGATACTCGACGAGATAGCACCCCTGATTTCCTGA
- the gmk gene encoding guanylate kinase, whose product MNRQGVLLVVSGPSGVGKGTIISEIMRRHPDVRRSISCTTRQPRPGEVDKRDYFFIGTDEFAHLRDSGHLLEWAVVHQDLFYGTPREPVEEALAEGRDIILEIDYQGARSVRQLMGDRATLVFIAPPRWEALSDRLDGRSTEDREATRKRLASAIHELAHVELFEYLIINDDVAVATDELEAVLMAERAQLNRLDWKPFVDGLLREAGQ is encoded by the coding sequence CAGGGCGTGCTGCTGGTCGTGTCCGGCCCCTCGGGTGTGGGCAAAGGCACCATTATCAGTGAGATCATGAGGCGGCACCCGGACGTGCGCCGCTCCATATCGTGCACCACCCGCCAGCCTCGCCCGGGCGAAGTGGACAAGCGCGACTACTTCTTCATCGGCACCGACGAATTCGCTCACCTGCGCGACTCGGGGCACCTGCTGGAGTGGGCCGTCGTCCACCAGGATCTCTTCTACGGCACACCGCGCGAGCCGGTCGAGGAGGCCCTGGCTGAGGGCCGCGACATCATCTTGGAGATTGACTACCAGGGCGCGCGCAGCGTCCGCCAGCTCATGGGTGACCGCGCCACGCTGGTGTTCATCGCTCCCCCGCGATGGGAGGCGCTGAGCGACCGACTGGACGGGCGCTCGACCGAAGACAGAGAGGCAACCCGCAAGCGCCTGGCCAGCGCCATACACGAGCTGGCGCATGTGGAGCTGTTTGAGTACCTGATCATCAACGATGACGTGGCCGTCGCCACCGATGAGCTGGAAGCCGTTCTGATGGCGGAACGGGCGCAACTGAACCGGCTGGACTGGAAGCCCTTTGTGGACGGGCTGCTGCGGGAGGCAGGGCAGTAG